One Cucurbita pepo subsp. pepo cultivar mu-cu-16 unplaced genomic scaffold, ASM280686v2 Cp4.1_scaffold000150, whole genome shotgun sequence genomic window, AAGTGGAAAACCGAAAATAGCCAATAAAACAAGATACTAACGAGAacgaaaaacaagaaataagaaaattgaagaagaatgaacaGAAGGTTTTGCAAAGTACTCACGCTAAACGAATGGCAGGACGAGAGGAGTCGCTTACAGTCACTACATTCTCATTAACAGCAGCAGAAGAAACACGCAGCCTCGGAAGCTGAAAACTGCTCAATTTCTGCGCTTTCTGGAAGCCACCAACCAAACTCTTGGAGAAGACAAAGCTAGAGGCAAGTGATGAATAGCAAGAGCTGTGAGCTTTCGCAGAAACTGGGCAAAGCGATATGGCGGCCGCCATGGCTGATCGATTAAGAAGGAAACAGGGAGTGAGAATGTTCGAAAAGAAAACCACACCGTTCCTAGAGTGGAGTATCGCACACTAGCCGAAAGAGGGCATTTGGCATTCCtcgcctttttttttttttttttttttatttttttttcttttttctttttttgtcgTCCTCGGATATGTAGATTTTGGTGTCGTGGGCGGGTCCCATTTAATTTCTCGTGATtcccatatttttattttttaaaaaaaacaatatttctaatacataatttctattttacacaatttctaattaaaaaatgtaacataatttataaagtttgtaatatataaataataatatttataagaaaaaatttaggctaaattttatttaatagcggaaaaaaatgcaaaaaagtcatgaaaatgtaatatttaaaaaattatttattgtaacTCGTactagatatatatatatatatatatatatatatatatatatatatatatatatatatatatatatatatatatatataatatgggGCGAGGAATTGGTAGAGATGGGGAATATAATCTCCGTCCCTACCACTATTTATCCAATGGAGAGAAATCTCTTTCTCGTTCtccaatattttaatgatgactgtgacttgtgaatatttgatatttgcaCTTTATAAgacttaaattattaatttaagatatATAGCAGATAAttgtgatattttttaaaataattataaaaaaacaactgGACAGTAGAGATATGGGTTGAATTGTTTTCCAATTGGGCGGTGAACtctattttaagtttttattagATTActtaccattaaaaaaaaaatcttaaattaggAAACTGGCAAACTGTGATGATGATATATTAATGATATAGGGAGTGAACGTCAGTCCAACAAATAAATGGGATTTTCAGGTTGGGTTTTGGGTTGTGAATTCTATACGTGACGGTTATTCTATCACATCAAAAGTTCCTATCGTCGGCTTACGAATCGGGTGGGCGTTGTATTGTAGCAGCTAACCGTTGTGGCTGTGCTTGGCCGCCAGCTTGTTCTTCAACCATGTTCGTTGCTTGTGTCATGGCATTCATAACAATCAATTCAAGGGGTATCGATACATCCACTGTGATATGAATCTGACTACTGATCTTTTGTATGTATCTGAAGGACTAATTACAAGGAGCAAGGtaaaaaagattgaagatgCCTATACATTACATCTTAGAGCAAATTTAGAAGTTGAAACAAAGATTTTTTAGCTTGAAAATCTTTATAATATTACGAtttaaatcaagaaaataattgagtGGCAATAAACCCCAAttgacattggaaagtgattagaagactttTCGTTGCTTTATCCAAgcaatgttaggaatcacgactctttaccatagtatgatattgtccactttgagcataagctctcattgcttttggtttttctcaAAATACCTCGTAcgaatagagatgtattcgccaaaatttgtttcttctccAGAGTTTGAAGATTCAGAAGATGTTTTGTATGTAAAAGAGTATTTGGGAGATGAAAACATTCGGAATAATCTTGTTACTGTGTATAAATAAAGTCCATAGTCAGTTCTTACCTGCATTTTCTATGTGAACCTACTACCAAAATTGTGAGATGAACTACCTGCATTTTCTATGTGAACCTACTAccaaaattgtgagatcccacatctgtttGGGAGTAGAACgaagcattgtttataagagtgtgaaacctctccctagcatatgcattttaaaaactctgagggaaagcccgaaaggaaaaacccaaggaggacaatatctgttagcggtaggTTTGGGctgtcacaaatggtatcaaagctagacaccgcGCGATGTGCTAACGAGGAGGCTGATCCACAAGGGGGggagggggtggacatgaggcggtgtgtcaggaCTCTGGGCCTtgaatgggggtggattgggggcgTTTTAAAAAGCTCCGGGGAaggctcgaaagggaaaatccaaagaggacaatatttgttagtgatAGGTTTGAGctgtcacaaatggtatcaaagctagacaccgcgtgatgtgccagcgaggaggctgatcCCCgaaaaagggggtggacacgaggcggtgtgtcagggACTCTGGCCCCGAAtaagggtggattgggggtccctcgttgattggagaaggggaTAAGTgacagtgaggacgctggaccccgaatagaggcggtgtgtcagggACTCTTTGGGCTCAAATaggagtggattgggggtcccatattgattggagaaggagatGAGTGAgagtgaggacgctggacccttTCCACATCGGCtgtagaggagaacgaaacattcgatgtggaaacctcttcctaacgacacgttttaaaaatctcgagAAAAAGCCAAAAAAGTTTGggtcaaataaataaatttggaatTACAAGttccaaaaaagacaaataattaattttttattttttatttttgtgtcaAATTACAAGTTCACTTTGAATCCTTTTTAATTACGTGTTAGTGGATTTCgtagataaaataaaataaaataaaataattaaattaagaaaaataattatctaaaattaaataatataataaaattattgaaaaatatttaatttttaggcCTTCTTTTTCTCCTATTAATATTATTGGTTAAGAAACAAAGAATGCTGTTCATTGTCTTTCTCTGCAACGAAACAGATTTTGTGAACAATTTCCTCTAATGGGCAACGATTTTCGAGGATGAGGGTAACCACATCGCCCTTCGTTTGACGCATTTCGCCTCTAGGGTTTCGTCTCGGAGCTATCAATTCCAGTGGCATTTGAAGTTTCCGGCAATTTCAACCCTCCGGCAAGAACTTTACTGGTAATTTTCTCGGTCTCGAAATTTCATTTGTATTTCTCTTGCCTGAATTTGTTGTGTGTTCTAATTCACTGCTGAAGTACTTGCTTGAATGTTCCTCGAGCATCATAGGCCGACTAGACTGCAACTGTTTGATATTTCTCCTTTATCTCTTGCATTTCGGTTGGGATGCACGATAGTGATCATATGTTGAATATCCTACGCATTGTTTTGAATTCTAAACATTGGATTTTAGATTTGTTGCAAAgttgtagattgaacaattttgatttgattttaatttgtagTACAGAGGCTGTCTCTTTTGATTCGAAGATTGTGTAATAAATGGCAATATCAGTATGCAGATAACCACCCGCTCGAATGGAAGCTATGATTATGCAGTCCAGATTATTGACAATAGCGAATTATATCTCCAAAGGATTATGTCTTACTTATATGCCTTGCCTAATCCATAACATGGGCTATGTGGCTATCCTTAATGGACACAATTCAACTCTTTGCTTGAAGTCTGTCCCTTTTCCTCGAAAAAGGTAGATGTGGAATTTATAAACTTCTATCACGTGTTGTTAAGAGACCTGTGCTATTCTTCTTGCatatatttccattttagCTGGAGAATTATTGGTTCATAAGATCATGTCTTAATAGTATTGGATGAATGCTAATTTTGTTGAGCACAAAAGTTAAGCTGGAGAGGAACAGATTAGTAGCACGTCTAGAGAGGTTGAGAAATCTTGGGAGGGGATTGGGGGAGGTTGCTAGATTTAATGCATCTTGTGAGCGtccattcttttttaattactagTTTGGTCTCTTTCTTTTGGATTGAAGTCTCTTTCTGTAGTTAGTGTTAAGTCTCCTTTTGCGGGCTCCTTTTTTGTATGTCCTCGTACATTCTTTCACTTTTCTATataaagtttttctttttttcttatttaaaagaagaaaagtaaacTCCGTATCGTTGCTGTTATGAACATTCGTTTGTGATGTTATTTTTTACAGTTTCCGGACGAGTAGACATCTACAACAATTAGCCTTTGCATTAGACACAGGTGGGGTATCTAGTAACGGTGGGGGAGACAACCTTGATGATGGTAATGAGTCGAATCTGGGTCGTACTCGATTAGGCAGGCTAGTTAGTGCAGGTGCCAGACAGTTACTGGAAAAACTAAACTCAGCTAGAAAGAACTTTCCTACAAAGatatttttgcttcttttgggTTTCTATACAGCCAATGCTCTTGCTACAATTCTTGGGCAGACGGGTGACTGGGATGTTTTGGTTGCTGGTGTGGTGGTTGCTGCCATTGAATGGATTGGTATACTCATGTACAAGAAGCCACCACCTCTATTAACTAGGAGGTTGAAATCATTAATAGTACTGATAAACTATTGGAAAGCCGGCGTATGCTTAGGCCTCTTCGTCGATGCGTTCAAGTTGGGGAGTTGAAAGATGTTGCttcctgatttgaaatagAACAAAAGGTAGTTCTTTTTATCTTAGAGGAAAGTTATTTTTGTACGAGGCACGAGTTCTTATTCCATCTTGTGTTACTTTTGTAACTGTATAATCTTATAGATACCTATTATAGGATGTTTCTGTACTATGATCTTCTGCAATCTTCACATTTTTAGTAagaaattttagtaattaatgCTTTTACTATTTCGAATGGGGAAAAGATGCTGCCTCCTTCCATAATCGTTCCTCCAGTTTGGACCACGGGGATCATTGAATAAACGAAGTTGGTTTCCAAGTGTAAAACGGAAAACCTTTCTCATAGTGACAATCCCATGAAAAGAAATGACAATAGCAGCCTTTTTTCTGTCACCCAACCCAACAACATTATAGGGaatgtttgaatttggttTGTTGCTGTTTAAATATTTGGTCTTCCCACCCTCTTCTTCATCCATTACCTACTTCCCGACCCGATATGCAACTAGAGAAGATTTACAATGAAATTAGGCGGAGTAGGGATGAAGCTGGTTGGCAATGGCAGTGAAGTTGGGCATTTCAGATGTAGAATGTattttggatttgaaataAGTTGTTGATAGCTGAACAGAGCCCATTGCTTTCCATTTTCTGTTTAAGAGAGGCAGGTGCTGCTGAAATCTCCTAATTTACCAGTTGCtattgaatattataattgCTTATACAGGGAAAagtagagaaagaaagaaagcaaaacaggaagaagaaaagtcaTCTTAGCCAGGAGGATCTGAGAGTTCTCCAAACGTTCCTCTACAATAGGCTCCAACTTTGGAGACATTGAAGGCTTTTGATGGGCAATCAAGGGGGCTGGAGCTGCTTCAATCCAGGTTTTTCTGTACTTAACCTCCATATTCTCACTATCTGAACAAAACCCTTTTGAGATTTGGGATGTGAATGGTTATATAGAACTGTTGagacaaataaatgaatgagtTGGTTATAGAGAAGAATGGTTCtgtttatatatacattataAGAAAGGAAGGTTTAAggttaaaaatatgaaaggaTTTGAAAGTAATTCGTGTGGCTCTAAAGTTAAATTTAGTCATGTTCGGGATAACAGACCATTTCCATAATGTATTTGATTCATATTTCTGGAATTccttttgtttggtttgagttataaaaggaaaatgacactaaaaatagaagattactttatttttgttctctcttttAAAACTAAGATTTCGTTACCCAAAAGAAGTTggaagtttcaattttaagctaaaatttaaaaattatatataaaaaggtgTTTGTTTTTAACATCTTGttagaataataattgaaatgtgAAAAGTTATTATTCTTTCAAACTCACACATCTATGCATTTTCTCTTAACCTTTCCTTTCCAACTCCTTGGTGCATAAGCAGGCTCCTCTGTAGATTTTACCCGAGCTGATGACTAGTTGATATCCAAATTAGCGGGATTGAGTCTCACCCGAAGCTCGTTAATCTTAGTATcgttctcatttttttttcatggtttgATGAAATCATACGAACAATATTCATATCAGTCTCGTTAGCATTCAGTTTCACCATGGAATAGTTTCAAACTATCatgtaattttcaaattggCGCAAAATTGAGGAATTTAATATTGTCCCCCAACCTACGAGCTTGGAAGGACTTTAGTTTATCGAATCTACATTTTTTAGCTTTATCTGGGAGTAAACTCTCTTCTACTCACAAGGCAATAGGAGTTTGAGCTTATGTTGGGGAGAAGAAATGTTCACTTttggaatccaaatttgtggacatttttttttgtagtcaattatatttgttttatgcAACGGTTAACACTTCGGATGCTTACGATGATAGAGCCATCGTGTTGCATTTTCTGTTAGAGGACGAATGAAGATCTTAATCATATTCTTCGAAGTTGCAGTTTCGCTCGAGCTTCTctctttatattatatttgccattcacaataaaaaaagaaaacatttcaAGCTTTCATTCATATGTACACTTCTGCATTGAAACATGACaaataattcaagaaaaataaaataataaaataagaaccaTGGAGCTATAGACCCATATTTTCAATTCGCTTAAAaagtttgttcttgttcaagGAACTTAAACTTGGACACAGCAAAACCAGTTCCACAAACACAGATGTTTCTGGGACATAACATTTAAGGAAGAGGAAATGAAACAGCCTCACCTACTCTACTGCTGTTTCTGTATACAATTTTAATCTACAGATTTGTGAATCTACTCATAAACAACCACCTGGAGATGGATCCGTCTGGAAATTGTGTACAGAATTTCAAGAAATGAACACGTTGTTGAATGAACACTATTGACACAAATCAAAGCAGTAAGTTTTGATTCAAAACAGTAAGAGATACCTCAGGTATTATGTAAACCAAGATGCAGGTAGAATTGAGGCATGATATTTCCACACAATCTTGGATGAGTATTACCATGCTAAATCTGTCGAAGATCCGTCTTAAGGGGTATGCATATTTCGTAGATGGTCGACCACATCACTCGGCATGCTGAGACGTTGAATATCAGATCGATGAAGAACTTTTCCTTGATTTTGAGTAGAGTTATTGGTTTTGGACTCGGTTCCTTCCGTCTTGGGCGAAACACAATGGCGCACACGAATTCGATGATTCTTGGACTTACTAGAAAAGGTTCCATACACCTTAACAAGCAACATAACCTCTTTGTCTCTGGTCACTTCACACCATGAGTTTTGCGGTTGACCATCAACAAATCCTTCTGACATATGAGATTCCTCTAGACGAACTGATACCTCGACGATTTGATTcggtttgatgattccagTTGCAGGAGAGACCTGTTACAACAGCAAGAAACAACCCAGCTTTTGTTATAGTTGATATCGTTCATGCAATGTTCAGTTCAGGGAATGCAAGACTCAGGCAGACCAAATTATAAGTAGATGATCGAGGTAAATAAATGAAGTTACCTCGAGCCATCGTGGAAAACCGAAAGAACCTCGAAAACTATAATGACCCGACGCTTTCCCGTTCACTCGGATTGTAGACTGACCttcacaaattattttaaatatagcaTCGCTATTCTCGCATTTATTCGTAACACGTAGAAGAGATATATCATCGTTTTGAAGAAGTATGTTGTTTGTGCTGACAATAACTTCAGGAATCTTGCATGACACTTCCAGCATATGTTTAATTTTCTCATTTGAATGAAGAATTTCTCCGAACTCTTGTCTTCTTACAGACTCGTGAACTCGAGCAATATTGATATCAAATAAACAGCGAACAGGCTTATGATCACTATCTACCACATCCATACAAGCCTCATACCTGTACAGGAAGGAATTAGTTCTTCAaacaggaagaaaaaaaaactgtaaAATTTGACATCGGGGTATCGTTAGTAACGAAAACCATGTCGAATCATATTCCGCAATCAAATCTTTGTACTTCACAAAACCAGATTCGTAAGAGAAAAAAGTAATAGCATTCAAATTGAAGGGGCATGATTGGAGAAGAACCCAATAAGAAACATACTAGCATCCATCTACAGAAGTATACGCTTTAGGTcaacatatatgtatgtccCCTCACATAGCGCAAAGAGTAATTGATCAGATTCGTGGACGTTCCTACTACGAAACACTGGTAATACTCAAACTCATGCCTTATCAAGCATgttatcctattttttatttggtttattCGGCTGCAGCAAATGCTCGTCGCAATATGGGTTTCAACGAAGCAGAAGTCAACCAAAGTACTACtgtgaaaaaattaaaacctcGAGTTCGAGGGCGAAGTTATCCTATAAAACGACCCActtgtttcattctccttttgTACAAGTACAACCTAGAGAATTATTAGCTACAGCATACCATACTACAAGGAAAGCATAGCAAACAAACACCAACGGAAGTAATAAAGCTAGCAGCAGTAACCCTCGTTGCATGTACAAAGAGAGAAGGGCGTGCAATAGACAAGGAAATTTCATTATCCCCGGACAATCATGCAGACAAATAAAGGatatttccttctttcaccTCATTATGGAAGGTCAAGATTTCCAAGAAGGCCAAAGGAAGTttgtaaaaaagattaatttattgcaaactgtaacgacctagatccaccgctagcagatattgtcctctttgggctttcccttttgagcttcccctcaaggctttaaaatgcgtctactaggggaaggtttataaatggtggtttgttctcctccccaaccaacgtgggacatcacaatccactccctttcggggcccagcgtcctcgctagcactttttccttcctccaatcgatgtgggactgccccCAAATCCCTCcacctttggggcccagcgtccttactggcacaccgcctcgtgtctaccctgaagggaaagcccaaagaagacaatatctgctagtggtgaatagccagacaccagatgatgtgccagccttctcgttgttccctgaaggggggtagacacgaggtggtgtgccagtaaggacgctaggccccaaatggggtggatttgggggcggtcccacatcgattggaggaagaaaagagtgccagcgaggacgctgggccccgaagggggttggattgtgatgtcccacattggttggggaggagaacaaaccaccatttacaagggtgtggaaaccttcccctagcaaatgcgttttaaagccttgaggagaagcccaaaagggaaagcccaaacaggacaaatatctgctagcggtggatctgggccgttacacaaACTATTAGGCCTAGTGATGATTTATTACAATTAAGATAGGTTCGTGATCTAAGCCCACAGAGACATTAAACCTCACCACTTCCCAATTCCTCATTGCACAACCGTTCCACCTCCCTAAAAATCCTATTGTTCATTTCAAACCAAACCCCTGCAAAGTAGCAAAGAAGCTAGTTTGTCGAAAGTTAGTACCCTTCTCCCGAAAAGTACAACCCAAGAGCGCGGGCGTAGCTGNCCTATTTATATAACGGATCGCATGGTAGGTCATAAATTGGGAGAATTTGCACCCACTCGAAATTTCCGGGGGCATGTGAAAAATGATAATAGATCTCGTcg contains:
- the LOC111784049 gene encoding ycf20-like protein is translated as MEAMIMQSRLLTIANYISKGLCLTYMPCLIHNMGYVAILNGHNSTLCLKSVPFPRKSFRTSRHLQQLAFALDTGGVSSNGGGDNLDDGNESNLGRTRLGRLVSAGARQLLEKLNSARKNFPTKIFLLLLGFYTANALATILGQTGDWDVLVAGVVVAAIEWIGILMYKKPPPLLTRRLKSLIVLINYWKAGVCLGLFVDAFKLGS